In Peromyscus maniculatus bairdii isolate BWxNUB_F1_BW_parent chromosome 21, HU_Pman_BW_mat_3.1, whole genome shotgun sequence, one DNA window encodes the following:
- the Tap2 gene encoding antigen peptide transporter 2: protein MELASLRSWASLLLVDVALLALLQGSLGNLLPRGLPGLWLEGTLRLGGLWGLLTVGGVRGTVGNFLPLLCLATPLFFSLRALVGGTTSAPAVRVASASWGWLLAGYGAAMLGRAVWDVLKPPGAQEKEQGQENNKALMWRLLKLSRPDLPFLIVAFFFLVVAVLGETSIPHYSGRVIDILGGDFDPDDFASAIFFMCLLSVGSSLSAGCRGGSFLFTMSRINLRIREQLFSSLLRQDLGFFQETKTGELNSRLSSDTSLMSCWLPRNANILLRSLVKVVGLYIFMLRVSPRLTFLSLLDLPLAIAAEKMYNPRHQAVLTEIQDEVAKASQVVREAVGGLQTVRSFGAEEQEVSRYKEALEQCRQLWWRRDLERALYSAIRRVMALGMQVLILNCGVQQILAGEVTRGGLLSFLIYQEEVGAYVRNLVYMYGDMLSNVRAAEKVFCYMDRKPNLPQPGTLAPPRLEGHVEFQDVSFSYPSRPEKPVLQGLTFTLHPGKVTALVGPNGSGKSTVAALLQNLYQPTGGQLLLDGQPLVQYDHHYLHRQVVLVGQEPVLFSGSVKDNIAYGLRDCEDAEVMAAARAACADDFIGEMTNGIHTEIGERGGQLAVGQKQRLAIARALVRNPRVLILDEATSALDAQCEQALQAWRSQGDRTVLVIAHRLHTVQNADQVLVLKQGRLVEHDQLREDQDVYAHLVQQQLEE, encoded by the exons ATGGAGCTGGCCTCTCTGAGGTCCTGGGCCTCTCTGCTGCTGGTGGACGTGGCTTTACTTGCGCTGCTACAGGGGTCTCTGGGAAATCTGCTTCCTCGGGGGCTTCCAGGACTGTGGCTGGAGGGCACCCTGCGACTTGGAGGGCTGTGGGGGCTGCTAACAGTGGGAGGGGTGCGGGGGACTGTGGGGAACTTTCTGCCCTTGCTCTGCCTGGCCACCCCCCTGTTCTTCTCGCTGAGAGCTCTGGTGGGCGGCACCACGAGTGCCCCAGCAGTCAGAGTGGCTTCGGCCTCGTGGggctggctgctggctggctATGGGGCTGCCATGCTGGGCAGGGCCGTGTGGGATGTGCTGAAACCTCCAGGAGCCCAGGAGAAGGAACAGGGCCAGGAGAACAACAAAGCCCTGATGTGGCGGTTGCTGAAGCTCTCCCGGCCGGACCTGCCTTTCCTCATAGTTGCCTTCTTCTTCCTCGTGGTGGCTGTGCTGG GAGAGACCTCGATCCCTCACTATTCTGGCCGTGTGATTGACATCCTGGGAGGTGATTTTGACCCGGATGATTTTGCCAGCGCCATCTTTTTCATGTGCCTGTTGTCTGTTGGGAG ctcccTGTCTGCAGGCTGCCgcggaggctccttcctcttcaCCATGTCCAGGATTAACCTGCGGATACGAGAGCAGCTTTTCTCGTCCTTGCTGCGCCAAGACCTTGGGTTTTTCCAGGAGACCAAGACAG gGGAGTTGAACTCACGGCTGAGCTCTGACACCTCCCTGATGAGCTGCTGGCTCCCTCGTAATGCCAATATCCTGTTGCGGAGCCTGGTGAAGGTGGTGGGGCTCTACATCTTCATGCTCCGGGTGTCTCCTAGACTCACCTTCCTCTCCCTGCTGGACCTGCCCCTCGCAATAGCAGCAGAGAAGATGTACAACCCCCGCCaccag GCGGTGTTAACAGAGATCCAGGATGAGGTGGCCAAGGCCAGCCAGGTGGTGCGCGAGGCAGTAGGAGGGCTGCAGACCGTGCGCAGCTTTGGGGCCGAGGAGCAGGAGGTCAGCCGCTACAAGGAGGCCCTGGAGCAATGTCGACAGCTGTGGTGGCGCCGAGACCTGGAAAGAGCCTTGTATTCAGCCATACGGAGG gtGATGGCCTTGGGCATGCAGGTGCTGATTCTGAACTGCGGTGTGCAGCAGATCCTGGCTGGCGAGGTCACCAGGGGAGGCCTGCTCTCCTTCCTGATATACCAGGAGGAAGTGGGGGCCTATGTCCGG AACTTGGTGTACATGTATGGGGATATGCTGAGCAATGTGCGTGCCGCTGAGAAGGTTTTCTGCTACATGGACCGAAAGCCAAATCTGCCCCAGCCTGGGACCTTGGCCCCTCCCAGGCTGGAGGGCCACGTGGAATTCCAAGACGTCTCCTTTTCGTACCCCAGTCGCCCCGAGAAGCCGGTGCTCCAG GGCCTGACGTTCACACTGCATCCTGGGAAGGTGACAGCATTGGTGGGACCCAATGGGTCCGGGAAGAGCACCGTGGCTGCCCTGCTGCAGAATCTGTACCAGCCCACCGGGGGCCAGCTGCTGCTGGACGGCCAGCCCCTGGTCCAGTATGACCACCACTACCTGCACCGCCAG GTGGTTCTGGTGGGACAGGAGCCGGTGCTGTTCTCCGGTTCTGTCAAGGACAACATTGCCTATGGCCTGAGGGACTGTGAGGATGCTGAAGTGATGGCGGCTGCCCGGGCGGCCTGTGCAGACGACTTCATAGGGGAAATGACTAACGGAATACACACAG AAAtaggggagagaggggggcagTTAGCTGTGGGACAGAAACAACGTCTGGCCATCGCCCGGGCCCTTGTGCGGAACCCACGGGTCCTCATCCTGGACGAGGCTACCAGTGCCCTGGACGCCCAGTGCGAGCAGGCT cTGCAGGCCTGGAGATCGCAGGGGGACAGGACGGTGCTGGTGATTGCCCACAGGCTGCACACAGTTCAGAACGCCGACCAGGTCCTGGTGCTCAAGCAGGGGCGGCTGGTGGAGCATGACCAGCTTAGGGAGGACCAGGATGTCTATGCTCACCTGGTacagcagcagctggaggagTGA